The Spirosoma radiotolerans genome has a window encoding:
- a CDS encoding NAD-dependent succinate-semialdehyde dehydrogenase yields the protein MFASINPYTQKTIRTYRADNASTIERKLKQADRAFADWSALSIRGRADYLRKVGQYLTDNNQRYGELITAEMGKTLKEAIGEVDKCATTCTFYADQAETFLTDQRIDSDAQTSFITYQPLGPVLAIMPWNFPFWQVMRFAIPGLIAGNVGLLKHAPNVFGCSLAIDEAFRACGLPAGVFQSLLVDVPAVDGLLSDKRVKAVTLTGSGRAGASVASIAGREIKKSVLELGGSDALIVLADADLDKAAEVAVKSRMQNAGQSCIAAKRFILERSIKKPFTERLLHQISQIKQGDPLDNSTTMGPMARLDLADAIERQYKATLAKGAKRLAGGERNQCNVQPMLLDKVKPGMAAFDEETFGPLAVLVEAKDEKEAIRLANQSDFGLGSAIWTQDLDRADRLARQIQAGSVFVNGLMRSDARVPFGGIKQSGFGRELSEAGIKEFVNIKTIWVEKP from the coding sequence ATGTTTGCTTCCATCAATCCGTATACGCAAAAAACGATCAGGACTTATCGGGCCGATAACGCCAGCACAATTGAGCGAAAACTTAAACAAGCCGACCGGGCATTTGCCGACTGGTCGGCTTTGTCTATTCGCGGACGTGCCGATTATTTACGGAAAGTTGGTCAGTACTTAACCGATAATAACCAGCGTTACGGCGAACTGATAACCGCCGAAATGGGCAAGACACTCAAAGAAGCGATTGGCGAAGTAGATAAGTGTGCGACGACCTGCACTTTTTACGCCGATCAGGCTGAAACATTCCTGACTGACCAGCGAATTGATTCCGATGCCCAGACCAGTTTTATAACTTATCAGCCTCTGGGGCCGGTACTAGCCATCATGCCCTGGAATTTTCCCTTCTGGCAGGTCATGCGTTTCGCTATTCCAGGTCTTATTGCGGGAAATGTCGGCTTGCTGAAGCACGCCCCCAATGTGTTCGGCTGTTCACTTGCCATCGACGAAGCGTTTCGGGCATGTGGCTTACCCGCTGGCGTCTTTCAATCACTTTTAGTTGATGTGCCTGCTGTTGACGGTTTGTTGAGCGATAAACGGGTAAAGGCCGTGACGCTCACCGGTAGCGGACGGGCGGGCGCATCGGTAGCCAGCATTGCTGGTCGTGAAATCAAGAAATCCGTTTTGGAACTGGGCGGGTCTGATGCATTGATTGTGCTAGCCGATGCTGACCTGGATAAAGCGGCCGAAGTGGCCGTTAAGTCACGGATGCAGAACGCCGGCCAAAGCTGCATTGCTGCCAAACGATTTATCCTCGAAAGATCCATTAAGAAGCCATTTACGGAACGGCTCCTGCACCAGATTAGCCAAATCAAACAGGGTGACCCGTTGGATAACTCAACGACGATGGGCCCGATGGCCCGGCTGGATCTAGCCGATGCCATCGAACGACAATACAAGGCTACGCTGGCAAAAGGGGCCAAACGACTGGCGGGCGGTGAGCGGAATCAATGCAATGTGCAGCCCATGCTGCTCGATAAAGTGAAACCCGGTATGGCTGCGTTTGACGAAGAGACCTTCGGCCCGCTGGCGGTACTTGTTGAGGCTAAAGACGAAAAAGAGGCTATCCGGCTGGCAAATCAGTCAGACTTTGGGCTGGGCTCCGCCATCTGGACGCAGGACTTAGATCGGGCTGACCGACTAGCTCGCCAGATTCAGGCCGGCTCGGTCTTCGTGAATGGGCTGATGCGCTCCGATGCACGCGTGCCTTTTGGCGGTATTAAACAGTCGGGTTTCGGCCGCGAATTATCGGAAGCAGGCATTAAAGAGTTCGTGAATATAAAAACGATCTGGGTCGAGAAACCCTGA
- a CDS encoding HlyD family secretion protein, whose protein sequence is MATLTTEMETSEEKSGIKTYLPRIIIALVVLVGGYFGYKAFVHAQQYETTDNAQIEGNSAPVLARVAGYVTAVNVDDYANVKQGQPLVTIDPQEYDVALAQAEADYQQSLADLENARADVQNALANARNVAQNARVAQSNAQVQAARRDKSRQDLQRDQNLYKEQSLTKKQLEDTQNNVEVQSRQYDANIEQINLAKTAQGVAQAGIAKAQANVQKIQAVLKVKQAAIDNAKLRVGYARLAAPIAGKIGRKNVVVGQYVQPGQNLFTIVADSTFWVVANFKETQLEKMQLGQPVDIKLDAYPDLDIKGRVSSLSDATGARFALLPADNASGNFVKITQRVPVKIEILNPEKYKNQLRAGLSVDAEVRVAK, encoded by the coding sequence ATGGCAACTCTAACAACAGAAATGGAAACCTCAGAAGAGAAAAGTGGTATAAAAACGTATTTACCTCGTATCATTATTGCCCTCGTTGTATTGGTTGGCGGGTATTTTGGCTATAAAGCCTTCGTACATGCCCAGCAATACGAAACAACCGACAATGCCCAAATTGAGGGCAATTCAGCTCCTGTACTGGCCCGTGTAGCTGGTTATGTAACAGCCGTCAACGTTGACGATTACGCAAACGTTAAACAGGGTCAGCCGTTAGTAACCATCGATCCACAGGAATACGATGTTGCACTGGCGCAGGCCGAAGCCGATTACCAACAATCATTGGCCGATCTTGAGAATGCTCGTGCCGATGTGCAGAACGCCCTGGCCAACGCGCGCAATGTCGCCCAAAACGCTCGCGTGGCGCAGTCGAACGCCCAGGTGCAGGCGGCCCGGCGCGACAAATCACGGCAGGATCTGCAACGTGACCAGAACCTGTACAAAGAGCAGTCTCTAACGAAAAAACAGTTGGAAGATACGCAGAACAATGTTGAGGTTCAATCGCGCCAGTACGATGCCAATATCGAGCAGATTAACCTCGCCAAAACGGCGCAGGGCGTAGCTCAGGCTGGCATTGCCAAAGCGCAGGCGAACGTCCAGAAAATTCAGGCGGTCCTGAAAGTGAAACAGGCGGCAATCGATAATGCCAAACTGCGCGTTGGTTACGCCCGGCTTGCCGCGCCAATTGCTGGTAAAATTGGCCGCAAAAACGTGGTTGTGGGTCAATATGTACAACCCGGCCAGAATCTGTTCACGATTGTAGCCGATTCGACCTTCTGGGTTGTGGCCAACTTTAAAGAGACTCAGTTGGAGAAAATGCAGCTTGGCCAGCCAGTTGACATTAAACTCGACGCCTATCCTGATCTCGACATTAAAGGCCGTGTTTCTTCCCTTTCTGATGCTACAGGCGCTCGGTTTGCGCTCTTACCTGCCGACAATGCTTCGGGCAACTTTGTTAAGATCACCCAGCGCGTACCGGTAAAAATTGAAATTCTGAATCCGGAAAAATACAAGAACCAACTGCGGGCGGGTTTGAGCGTTGACGCTGAAGTGCGGGTAGCCAAGTAA
- a CDS encoding DedA family protein, translating into MDQFITFFQTLLNSEEIIRTGGLVLITAIVFVENGFFFGFFLPGDYLLFLSGVFAGIKLLNVPLWLLLSCIFGAAIIGSLVGYLTGYYFGGKIKNRPDSLFFKQKYIENTREAFIKYGNSALIISRFLPIVRTFAPLLAGLIHMPARFFMLYNIIGGGIWVLTLVGGGFFFGERFPWIVDYVQYIILFFLAITTFTVVRGYLNARKENQRKTGDA; encoded by the coding sequence ATGGATCAGTTTATTACTTTCTTTCAGACGTTACTCAACTCCGAAGAAATTATCCGGACGGGTGGGTTAGTACTGATTACAGCCATTGTCTTCGTCGAAAATGGCTTTTTCTTCGGCTTCTTTCTACCAGGCGATTACCTCCTGTTTCTATCGGGCGTGTTTGCGGGTATCAAACTGCTGAACGTACCCCTTTGGCTGCTGCTGAGCTGCATTTTTGGGGCGGCTATAATCGGATCGCTGGTTGGCTATCTGACAGGCTATTACTTTGGCGGGAAGATCAAGAATCGACCGGACTCCCTGTTTTTCAAACAGAAGTACATTGAAAACACACGAGAAGCCTTTATCAAATACGGGAATAGCGCCTTAATTATTTCCCGATTTCTGCCCATCGTCAGAACCTTCGCCCCACTTCTGGCTGGCCTGATCCACATGCCCGCTCGGTTCTTTATGCTCTACAACATCATTGGCGGGGGCATTTGGGTGTTAACGCTGGTCGGCGGAGGATTTTTCTTTGGTGAGCGGTTTCCCTGGATCGTCGATTACGTTCAATACATCATTTTGTTTTTCCTGGCCATCACAACCTTTACCGTTGTCAGAGGTTATCTGAATGCACGCAAGGAGAATCAGCGTAAAACCGGCGACGCCTAA
- a CDS encoding formylglycine-generating enzyme family protein, which produces MRLKYLFLTIAFLSGVVVSTSAQTTSSIKSYTQAVPGSNQTYAMVAIPGGTYLMGSPATEKGRNADEGPQHKVQIEPFYMGKYEVTWDLYDLFAFTNMEKEMAAKYTESDANLAKTDATTRPSPPYVDMSFGMGRAGYPAINMTQYAAIKFCAWLYAKTGVFYRLPTEAEWEYACRANTTTPYSFGADVKQLGEYAVFTGNSDGGYKKVGTKKPNPFGLYDMHGNVMEWTKDQYVEDYYQQVASGKVKEAYAPTTTLYPNSVRGGSWDDEAIVLRSAARTPSAPAWKVLDPQSPKSDWWLTSASFVGFRLVRPAKAPSEEEIKAYYGIKPIKDY; this is translated from the coding sequence ATGCGTCTGAAATATCTCTTTTTAACCATCGCTTTTCTGAGTGGCGTAGTGGTTAGTACAAGTGCTCAAACCACAAGTTCAATTAAATCATACACCCAGGCGGTGCCCGGCAGCAACCAGACCTACGCGATGGTCGCTATTCCCGGCGGAACGTATCTGATGGGTAGTCCCGCCACCGAGAAAGGACGTAATGCCGATGAAGGCCCCCAGCACAAAGTACAGATCGAACCCTTTTACATGGGCAAATATGAGGTGACCTGGGATCTGTACGACCTGTTTGCTTTTACCAACATGGAAAAGGAAATGGCAGCTAAATATACCGAGTCCGACGCTAACCTGGCGAAAACAGATGCCACGACACGGCCAAGCCCACCTTATGTAGACATGTCTTTTGGGATGGGCCGGGCGGGCTATCCGGCTATTAACATGACCCAATATGCGGCTATTAAATTCTGCGCCTGGCTCTATGCCAAAACGGGTGTCTTCTACCGATTGCCGACGGAAGCCGAGTGGGAGTATGCCTGCCGCGCAAATACCACAACGCCATATTCATTCGGTGCCGACGTCAAGCAACTGGGCGAATATGCCGTTTTTACGGGTAACAGCGACGGTGGCTACAAGAAGGTGGGGACAAAAAAGCCCAATCCATTTGGCCTGTACGATATGCATGGCAACGTGATGGAGTGGACGAAAGATCAGTACGTAGAGGATTATTACCAGCAGGTGGCCAGCGGAAAAGTGAAGGAAGCCTATGCGCCCACCACCACACTCTATCCCAACTCGGTACGCGGTGGCTCCTGGGACGATGAGGCCATTGTACTACGGTCGGCTGCCCGGACACCTTCGGCCCCAGCCTGGAAAGTACTTGACCCCCAAAGCCCTAAGTCAGACTGGTGGTTAACATCCGCTTCGTTTGTCGGATTTCGGCTGGTCCGGCCCGCTAAAGCGCCCAGCGAAGAAGAAATCAAGGCGTATTACGGAATCAAGCCCATCAAGGACTATTGA
- a CDS encoding DHA2 family efflux MFS transporter permease subunit: MSQPTGFRRWIVVITAISAAIIELIDTSIVNVGLTDIAGNLGVTIEDVSWVVTAYAIANVIVIPMTGFLQRYFGRKNYYIGSIILFTLASYGCGFADSLWTLVAFRFLQGIGGGALLSTSQGLMFDAFPPSQRPVASALFGMGIVLGPTLGPTLGGYIIDNYHWSWMFYINVPIGIIAVLLSSTFIDKKEDELNIDRKNIPIDQMGILLLAIGIGSLQYVLERGEADDWFDSKAIMWLAVAAAIAIPAFIWWEFRGTKDPVVDLRTMKNRNLAIGSILMVVIGYGLFTSVLLYPLFAQRIVGLTATQTGKLLIPGGLVTLPMFALAGRLLAKGVSPKIIVIGGYIAFASFCFIMSTYNMDASNGDFITALIIRGIGLAFVNVPLINQSVSTLEPRQLPTGIAIVNMMRQVGGAFGVAITNTYVTQRTAVHRGDLVSNLQPGDMLTTERLNAMTQNLVAKGVNAFDALTGAYKNMDSIISRQALMISYLDTFKLAGLFFVVTFPLLFLLKNKKMDAATAKAVADAAH, from the coding sequence ATGTCTCAACCAACAGGATTTCGCCGATGGATTGTGGTCATCACGGCTATATCTGCGGCTATTATTGAATTGATCGACACATCCATCGTGAACGTCGGCCTGACCGACATAGCCGGAAATCTCGGCGTCACGATTGAGGATGTATCGTGGGTGGTAACGGCCTATGCCATTGCCAACGTGATCGTTATTCCGATGACGGGCTTTTTGCAACGGTATTTCGGGCGTAAAAACTACTATATCGGGTCCATCATTCTGTTTACACTTGCATCCTACGGGTGCGGTTTTGCCGATAGCCTGTGGACACTGGTTGCTTTTCGGTTTTTACAGGGAATTGGTGGAGGAGCCCTCTTGTCTACCTCGCAGGGCTTGATGTTCGATGCCTTTCCGCCTTCACAACGACCTGTTGCTTCGGCCTTGTTCGGGATGGGTATTGTACTCGGCCCAACACTTGGCCCTACCCTCGGTGGTTACATTATCGACAATTACCACTGGAGCTGGATGTTCTACATCAACGTGCCGATTGGTATTATTGCCGTCTTATTGAGCTCTACGTTTATCGACAAGAAAGAAGATGAACTGAATATTGACCGCAAAAACATACCCATTGATCAGATGGGAATTCTCCTGCTTGCCATTGGTATCGGGAGTTTGCAGTACGTTCTGGAACGGGGCGAAGCCGACGACTGGTTCGACAGTAAAGCGATTATGTGGTTAGCGGTTGCAGCTGCCATTGCGATTCCAGCCTTTATCTGGTGGGAGTTTAGAGGGACCAAAGACCCCGTGGTGGACCTTCGAACGATGAAAAACCGTAACCTGGCCATCGGCTCTATTTTGATGGTCGTTATCGGGTATGGCTTGTTTACGTCGGTCCTGCTCTATCCACTTTTTGCCCAGCGCATTGTTGGCCTCACGGCTACCCAAACGGGTAAACTTCTGATTCCGGGGGGGCTAGTCACGTTGCCTATGTTCGCGCTGGCGGGTCGCTTGCTGGCCAAAGGGGTCTCGCCCAAGATCATCGTGATTGGTGGCTACATTGCGTTTGCAAGCTTCTGCTTCATCATGTCCACCTACAACATGGATGCCTCGAACGGCGACTTTATTACGGCGCTGATCATTCGGGGAATTGGGCTTGCCTTCGTCAACGTACCGCTCATTAACCAATCGGTTTCCACGCTGGAGCCGCGCCAATTACCAACCGGTATTGCCATCGTCAATATGATGCGGCAGGTTGGCGGGGCTTTCGGCGTAGCCATCACGAATACCTACGTTACGCAGCGAACAGCCGTGCACCGGGGCGATCTGGTATCGAACCTGCAACCGGGTGATATGCTCACTACGGAACGGCTCAATGCCATGACGCAGAACCTGGTAGCTAAAGGCGTAAATGCGTTCGATGCCTTAACGGGAGCCTATAAAAACATGGATTCGATTATTTCACGGCAGGCGCTTATGATCTCCTACCTGGATACGTTCAAGTTGGCCGGTCTGTTTTTCGTAGTCACGTTCCCACTCCTATTCTTACTTAAAAACAAAAAGATGGATGCCGCAACCGCCAAAGCGGTTGCCGATGCAGCCCACTGA
- a CDS encoding MarR family winged helix-turn-helix transcriptional regulator, whose protein sequence is MFVETDKDSFDFNQYRTFRERSIGRILWRLKRYTSNFIEPRLHALGYTDFKMSYLMFLANIEESGITNNELAKRACVTKQMMSKIVGLLETAGYIYTEKNPNDSRSSIIFLNERGKELFVSLKACMQEAREKFDLVVGHERMEQVIDTMVELVNKLESEEQ, encoded by the coding sequence ATGTTCGTGGAAACAGATAAAGATTCCTTTGATTTTAACCAGTATCGGACGTTCCGGGAACGCTCCATCGGGCGTATTTTATGGCGTCTTAAGCGATATACGAGTAACTTCATCGAGCCGCGCCTTCATGCGTTGGGGTACACTGATTTTAAAATGAGTTACCTGATGTTTCTTGCGAACATTGAAGAAAGTGGCATTACCAACAATGAACTCGCCAAACGGGCTTGTGTAACCAAGCAAATGATGAGTAAAATTGTTGGCTTGCTGGAAACGGCGGGCTATATATACACGGAGAAGAATCCGAACGACTCACGATCTAGTATAATTTTTCTCAACGAGCGGGGCAAAGAACTATTTGTAAGCCTCAAGGCATGCATGCAGGAAGCCCGCGAGAAGTTTGATCTCGTTGTGGGGCATGAGCGAATGGAACAAGTGATCGACACTATGGTTGAGTTGGTCAATAAATTAGAAAGTGAAGAACAATAG
- a CDS encoding ABC-F family ATP-binding cassette domain-containing protein, with protein sequence MNYLSAENLAKSYGDRTLFKNLTFGINRGDKVAIVGANGSGKTTLLSILAGSMPPDAGIVSHRKDISIGYLDQQPDLNDSLTIMEVVLAGESAQLDAVRAYEQALANEDHDALEEAMSNMEKLEAWDYEAQIRQILGELGIQDVNQIAGSLSGGQRKRVALARVLIQNPDLLILDEPTNHLDLEAIEYLENYLNTNNGTLLMVSHDRYFLDRVCNQIAELDSGQLYTYKGNYAYFLEKKEERETAAASELTKDRNTFRRELEWMRRQPKARGTKAQYRIDAFEELKEKTSGKRNDGELDLNLRMARLGSKILEVENLSKRFGDKVLLDHFNYTFKRPDRVGLIGKNGMGKTTLMNMLTGQLRPDSGKITTGGTVKFGYYTQTELDLPENQRVIDVVQDVAEVMKLANGDTITATQLLSRFLFDRSKQYDFVAKLSGGEKRRLQLLLVLVQNPNFLILDEPTNDLDIMTLNVLEDFLLNFPGCVLIVTHDRYFMDRLVEHVFVLEGEGKVRDYPGNYTDYRDWRDAQPKAIRSGKAAPAETKVSAPAAAPVTSSANSAKRKLSFKELKEYESIEKELESLEEHKNNLVNLLNSGGPHEQLTAWAREIELIDQTIAQKSDRWLELAEYI encoded by the coding sequence ATGAATTATCTATCAGCCGAAAATTTAGCGAAGTCCTACGGCGACCGTACTCTTTTTAAAAACCTTACGTTCGGTATAAACCGGGGCGATAAAGTAGCCATCGTTGGTGCCAACGGTTCGGGTAAAACAACGTTGCTGTCCATTCTGGCCGGGTCAATGCCGCCCGATGCGGGTATCGTTAGCCACCGCAAAGACATCAGCATTGGCTACCTCGATCAGCAGCCAGACCTGAATGATAGCCTGACGATCATGGAAGTGGTGCTGGCGGGCGAAAGCGCTCAGCTCGATGCCGTACGCGCTTACGAACAGGCCCTCGCCAACGAAGACCATGACGCCCTCGAAGAAGCCATGTCGAACATGGAAAAGCTCGAAGCCTGGGATTATGAAGCGCAGATTCGGCAGATTCTGGGTGAACTGGGTATTCAGGATGTCAATCAGATTGCCGGTTCCTTATCGGGGGGGCAACGTAAACGCGTTGCGTTAGCACGGGTACTCATCCAAAATCCTGACTTGCTGATTCTGGATGAGCCAACCAACCACCTCGATCTGGAAGCAATCGAATACCTCGAAAACTACCTGAATACTAACAACGGCACCTTGCTGATGGTCTCCCACGACCGGTATTTTCTGGATCGGGTGTGCAACCAAATCGCCGAGCTGGACAGTGGGCAGCTTTATACCTACAAAGGCAACTACGCGTACTTTCTGGAGAAAAAAGAGGAACGCGAAACGGCAGCGGCTTCGGAGCTGACCAAAGACCGTAACACTTTCCGGCGGGAACTGGAATGGATGCGTCGGCAACCCAAAGCCCGGGGCACAAAAGCGCAATACCGCATCGATGCCTTCGAGGAATTGAAAGAAAAAACCAGCGGCAAACGGAATGACGGCGAACTGGATCTGAACCTGCGCATGGCGCGGCTGGGCAGTAAAATCCTGGAAGTCGAAAACCTGAGCAAGCGCTTTGGCGATAAAGTCTTGCTCGACCATTTTAATTACACCTTCAAACGGCCCGACCGCGTGGGGTTGATTGGTAAAAATGGCATGGGCAAAACCACGCTGATGAATATGCTGACCGGCCAGTTGCGCCCCGATTCAGGGAAAATTACGACAGGCGGCACCGTTAAATTTGGCTATTATACACAAACAGAACTGGATCTACCCGAAAATCAGCGGGTAATCGATGTGGTGCAGGATGTGGCCGAAGTAATGAAACTAGCCAATGGCGATACCATCACGGCGACACAACTTCTTAGCCGGTTTTTGTTCGATCGTTCCAAGCAGTATGATTTTGTAGCCAAGCTGAGCGGGGGCGAAAAAAGACGCCTGCAACTACTGCTCGTGTTGGTGCAAAACCCAAACTTCCTGATTTTGGATGAGCCAACCAACGATCTGGATATTATGACGTTGAACGTGCTGGAAGACTTTTTACTTAATTTCCCAGGTTGTGTACTCATTGTAACCCACGATCGCTATTTCATGGACCGGCTGGTCGAGCACGTTTTCGTATTGGAAGGCGAGGGGAAAGTCCGCGATTATCCCGGTAACTATACTGATTATCGCGATTGGCGGGATGCACAACCCAAGGCTATACGCTCCGGCAAAGCAGCTCCAGCGGAGACCAAGGTTTCAGCCCCGGCGGCCGCTCCCGTGACGTCCAGCGCAAATAGTGCCAAGCGGAAACTGTCGTTTAAGGAGCTAAAGGAGTATGAAAGCATCGAGAAAGAACTTGAATCGCTGGAAGAACATAAAAACAACCTGGTGAACCTACTGAATTCGGGAGGCCCACATGAACAACTAACGGCCTGGGCACGTGAAATTGAGCTGATAGATCAAACCATTGCTCAAAAATCAGACCGCTGGCTGGAGTTGGCAGAATATATTTGA